From Budorcas taxicolor isolate Tak-1 chromosome 19, Takin1.1, whole genome shotgun sequence, the proteins below share one genomic window:
- the MAPT gene encoding microtubule-associated protein tau isoform X8 — MAEPRQEFDVMEDHAQGDYPLQDHEGDMEPGLKESPLQTPADDGSEEPGSETSDAKSTPTAEAEEAGIGDTSNLEDQAAGHVTQEERRVPGQQREASERLLAHGLSSQVQLAHGQEASGVSELPLGEKEPEAPILETSRPSQHHPICQAPPPPGGPQEPHWEWGLKPGQRAEEGLAFPKPPSPGHQQTEPGSSKVVQESFLGELGHHGGEAVEPGTSGLTRQHAYDMLGAPILLAGSREATRQSSGTEPKVAEGSRHGSEPPECQLWGGLPQEGLPLKRAQSKERQGGKEVDEDRDIDESSPQDSLPSQISPTRGGPAPQAVSGEAPGTPGSPAGGAIPLPVDFLSKVSAETRVPEPDGPCEGPPGEGRDGSPEFTFHVEITANLQKEQGPPSEVDLEGTALPGAPGEEQEPRSPSEGEDAKKTDLPEPSGKQPAAGLPGKPVSRVPQLKARMVSKGKDGTGPDDKKAKGADGKPGTKIATPRGAAPPGQKGQANATRIPAKTTPTPKTSPGTGESGKSGDRSGYSSPGSPGTPGSRSRTPSLPTPPTREPKKVAVVRTPPKSPSAAKSRLQAAPGPMPDLKNVKSKIGSTENLKHQPGGGKVQIVYKPVDLSKVTSKCGSLGNIHHKPGGGQVEVKSEKLDFKDRVQSKIGSLDNITHVPGGGNKKIETHKLTFRENAKAKTDHGAEIVYKSPVVSGDTSPRHLSNVSSTGSIDMVDSPQLATLADEVSASLAKQGL, encoded by the exons AGTCTCCCCTGCAGACCCCGGCCGATGATGGATCTGAGGAACCAGGCTCTGAAACCTCTGATGCTAAGAGCACTCCGACGGCGGAAG CTGAAGAAGCAGGCATTGGCGACACGTCCAACCTGGAAGACCAAGCTGCTGGACATGTGACCCAAG aggagaggagagttCCGGGTCAGCAGAGGGAAGCATCTGAGAGGCTtctggcccatgggcttagctcTCAGGTCCAGCTTGCACATGGCCAAGAAGCTTCTGGGGTCTCCGAGCTGCCTCTTGGGGAGAAAGAGCCCGAAGCTCCCATCCTGGAGACCTCTCGCCCTTCCCAGCATCACCCCATCTGCCAAGCACCTCCTCCACCAGGAGGCCCTCAGGAACCCCACTGGGAGTGGGGACTAAAACCAGGGCAGCGGGCTGAGGAGGGCCTGGCCTTTCCAAAGCCCCCCTCCCCTGGACATCAGCAGACAGAGCCTGGGAGTTCCAAGGTTGTCCAGGAAAGCTTCCTCGGGGAGCTGGGCCACCATGGAGGTGAGGCTGTGgagccggggacctcagggctgACCCGCCAGCACGCATATGACATGCTTGGGGCCCCCATTCTGCTCGCGGGCTCCAGAGAGGCCACACGCCAGTCTTCAGGGACAGAACCTAAGGTTGCAGAGGGCAGCCGCCACGGCTCCGAGCCGCCAGAGTGCCAGCTTTGGGGAGGCCTGCCCCAGGAGGGGCTGCCTCTGAAGAGGGCACAGAGCAAAGAGAGGCAGGGAGGTAAGGAGGTGGATGAAGACCGGGACATTGATGAGTCCTCGCCCCAGGACTCCCTGCCCTCCCAGATCTCCCCGACCCGAGGCGGGCCAGCCCCGCAGGCAGTTTCTGGAGAAGCTCCTGGAACCCCAGGGTCCCCAGCCGGGGGTGCCATCCCGCTTCCTGTCGATTTCCTCTCTAAAGTGTCTGCAGAGACCCGGGTCCCAGAGCCCGACGGGCCCTGCGAGGGGCCCCCAGGAGAAGGGCGTGACGGGTCCCCCGAGTTCACATTCCACGTGGAAATCACAGCCAACCTGCAGAAGGAGCAGGGACCCCCCTCGGAGGTGGATTTGGAAGGGACTGCACTTCCCGGGGCCCCTGGAGAGGAGCAAGAGCCCCGGAGCCCCTCTGAGGGCGAGGACGCAAAAAAGACTGATCTTCCAGAACCTTCTGGAAAGCAGCCTGCAGCTGGtctgccagggaagcccgtcaGCCGGGTGCCTCAACTCAAAG CTCGCATGGTCAGTAAAGGCAAAGATGGGACTGGACCTGATGACAAAAAAGCCAAG GGGGCGGATGGTAAGCCTGGAACGAAGATCGCCACACCCCGGGGAGCGGCCCCTCCGGGCCAGAAAGGCCAGGCCAACGCCACCCGGATTCCAGCAAAAACCACTCCCACCCCAAAGACCTCGCCAGGCACTG GTGAATCTGGGAAATCCGGGGACCGCAGCGGCTACAGCAGCCCCGGCTCCCCAGGCACTCCGGGCAGCCGCTCCCGCACTCCCTCCCTGCCGACCCCGCCCACCCGGGAGCCCAAGAAGGTGGCGGTGGTCCGCACTCCCCCCAAGTCGCCGTCTGCAGCCAAGAGCCGCCTGCAGGCCGCCCCCGGGCCCATGCCAGACCTGAAGAACGTCAAGTCCAAAATCGGCTCCACGGAAAACCTGAAGCACCAGCCAGGAGGCGGCAAG GTGCAAATAGTCTACAAACCAGTGGATCTGAGTAAGGTGACCTCCAAGTGTGGCTCATTAGGCAACATCCATCATAAGCCAG GAGGTGGCCAAGTGGAAGTAAAATCTGAAAAGCTGGACTTCAAGGATAGAGTCCAGTCGAAGATTGGGTCCCTGGATAACATCACACACGTCCCTGGCGGAGGGAATAAAAAG ATCGAAACCCACAAGCTGACCTTCCGCGAGAACGCCAAAGCCAAGACCGACCACGGGGCGGAGATCGTGTACAAGTCACCCGTGGTGTCGGGGGACACGTCCCCCCGGCACCTCAGCAACGTGTCCTCCACCGGCAGCATCGACATGGTGGACTCGCCGCAGCTCGCCACCCTCGCTGACGAGGTGTCCGCCTCCCTGGCCAAGCAGGGTTTGTGA